A genomic window from Streptomyces sp. NBC_01429 includes:
- a CDS encoding cobalamin B12-binding domain-containing protein: protein MGVAGPIRVVVAKPGLDGHDRGAKVIARALRDAGMEVIYTGLHQTPEQIVDTAIQEDADAIGLSILSGAHNTLFAKVIALLKERDAQDIKVFGGGIIPEDDIVPLKELGVAEIFTPGATTTAIVAWVNAHVRQPAGA, encoded by the coding sequence ATGGGTGTGGCTGGTCCGATTCGTGTGGTGGTGGCCAAGCCGGGGCTCGACGGCCACGATCGAGGGGCGAAGGTGATCGCGCGGGCGCTGCGCGACGCCGGCATGGAGGTCATCTACACCGGCCTGCACCAGACTCCGGAGCAGATCGTGGACACCGCGATCCAGGAGGACGCCGACGCGATCGGCCTGTCCATCCTCTCGGGCGCCCACAACACGCTCTTCGCCAAGGTGATCGCGCTTCTGAAGGAGCGCGACGCACAGGACATCAAGGTCTTCGGCGGCGGCATCATCCCCGAGGACGACATCGTCCCGCTGAAGGAGCTGGGGGTGGCCGAGATCTTCACCCCGGGCGCCACGACCACGGCGATCGTCGCCTGGGTCAACGCCCATGTCCGCCAGCCGGCCGGTGCGTGA
- a CDS encoding DUF5691 domain-containing protein, whose protein sequence is MTSTTSTNATSTSTNDATTPWEKLVVSALLGTDRRTPPTDLTGGGKDAPVALLDAAALHTVRRRAGLLPARAGHRPEAAPHDGRRPLPEAAGRRLALLLADRSAPSGGGRRGAAPDLGELLPQWLAAANQQGYRAPAAALPALLDAARARTDLRPQTLMFTGPRGLWLAGLNPEWKFALRGAPGSSALPRARDAEAVGRLWEEGLFAERIALLSAVRAEDPETARALLATTWGTERAEDRLMFLDSLRTGLSAADEPFLEQALSDRSRNVRSTAAELLSALPGSAFAQRMAARAATCVSMDRTGGGQVVVVEAPHECDTDMQRDGVLPAPPTGRGERSWWLGQLVEAAPLGTWPARLGGRTPEEIVALPVLDEWADELHAAWCRAAVRQRDARWSAALLGPPSASPAGGPGTGPGTSSLAERAQLLATLPAAERSAWIASFISAHGLSEAFQLLGVCAVPWAEPVGRAVVDALDIARDAGSYPWSFSGVMGLAERCLDPAEAARLELLTATPDEPEGASPGAGGYWSEAFQRLVSTLRLRAAMLAELTGPGTPYGERRGEPLGAPSGAP, encoded by the coding sequence ATGACCAGCACCACGAGCACAAACGCCACCAGCACCAGCACGAACGACGCCACGACTCCCTGGGAGAAGCTCGTCGTCTCCGCCCTGCTCGGCACGGACCGCCGCACGCCGCCCACGGACCTCACGGGCGGCGGCAAGGACGCGCCCGTGGCCCTGCTGGACGCCGCCGCGCTCCACACCGTGCGGCGCAGGGCGGGCCTGCTTCCCGCGCGCGCCGGGCACCGGCCCGAGGCAGCGCCGCACGACGGCCGGCGGCCGCTGCCGGAAGCGGCCGGCAGGCGGCTCGCACTGCTGCTCGCCGACCGGTCGGCGCCCTCCGGCGGCGGCCGCCGGGGCGCGGCGCCGGATCTCGGCGAGCTGCTCCCGCAGTGGCTGGCCGCCGCCAATCAGCAGGGTTACCGCGCGCCCGCCGCCGCCCTGCCCGCGCTGCTGGACGCCGCACGCGCGCGTACCGATCTACGGCCCCAGACCCTGATGTTCACCGGACCGCGCGGACTCTGGCTCGCCGGGCTCAACCCCGAGTGGAAATTCGCCCTGCGCGGGGCGCCGGGCAGTTCGGCGCTGCCCCGGGCACGGGACGCCGAGGCGGTCGGGCGTCTCTGGGAGGAGGGCCTGTTCGCCGAGCGGATCGCGCTGCTCTCCGCCGTACGCGCCGAGGACCCTGAGACCGCGCGGGCGCTGCTGGCCACGACCTGGGGCACCGAGCGCGCCGAGGACCGGCTGATGTTCCTCGACTCCCTGCGGACCGGTCTCTCGGCCGCCGACGAGCCTTTTCTGGAACAGGCGCTGTCGGACCGCAGCCGCAATGTCCGCTCCACCGCCGCCGAGTTGCTGTCCGCGCTGCCCGGCTCCGCGTTCGCCCAGCGGATGGCCGCCCGCGCGGCGACCTGCGTGAGCATGGACCGTACGGGCGGCGGACAGGTCGTCGTGGTCGAGGCACCGCACGAATGCGATACGGACATGCAGCGCGACGGCGTGCTCCCGGCCCCGCCCACCGGCCGCGGCGAACGTTCCTGGTGGCTGGGCCAGTTGGTGGAGGCCGCGCCGCTGGGCACCTGGCCTGCCAGGCTCGGCGGCCGGACGCCGGAGGAGATCGTCGCGCTGCCCGTCCTGGACGAGTGGGCGGACGAGCTGCACGCCGCGTGGTGCAGGGCGGCCGTCAGACAGCGGGACGCGCGCTGGTCCGCCGCGCTGCTCGGCCCGCCCTCGGCCTCCCCGGCCGGCGGTCCCGGCACCGGTCCCGGCACCTCGTCCCTGGCCGAACGGGCCCAGCTCCTGGCCACCCTGCCCGCCGCCGAACGGTCGGCGTGGATCGCCTCGTTCATCTCCGCGCACGGCCTGTCGGAGGCGTTCCAGCTGCTCGGCGTCTGCGCGGTGCCCTGGGCGGAGCCCGTGGGCCGCGCGGTCGTGGACGCCCTGGACATAGCCAGGGACGCGGGCAGCTATCCCTGGAGCTTCAGCGGGGTCATGGGCCTCGCCGAGCGGTGCCTCGACCCGGCGGAAGCGGCCCGGCTGGAACTCCTCACGGCCACCCCCGACGAGCCGGAAGGCGCGTCGCCCGGCGCGGGCGGGTACTGGTCGGAGGCGTTCCAGCGCCTGGTCTCCACGCTGCGGCTGCGCGCCGCCATGCTGGCGGAGCTGACCGGCCCCGGGACGCCGTACGGGGAGCGGCGGGGCGAGCCGTTGGGGGCGCCATCGGGGGCGCCGTAG
- a CDS encoding SWIM zinc finger family protein — translation MDETGVRPTAEQVLALAPDAASRKAGTKLGTAGPWSDTGGGGAEGAVWGLCAGSGGKPYRTVVDITGPAYTCSCPSRKFPCKHALGLLLLLASDEQAVDGTAPAPGWAEEWLAKRRERAGERGTGSPAEAAPGKPADPEAVLRRAERRAARITAGATELEQRLTDLLRGGLAAAEQSGYGLWEETAARMVDAQAPGLAGRVRELGAIPGSGPGWPVRLLEESALLHLLSTAWLGRDRLPEPLAATVRTRVGLPSAAGSAPVRDHWLVLAQSDSSDGKLITRRIRLYGRDSGRSALVLSFGAAGRSPQLGLPVGLMIEAEILPHPGAGQLRADWGRQFGPPGPIEGPPPGGSTGAAIEAYGSALRADPWLDSVPVTLRQVVPVQRGGGGWQLADADGESALPLASTGLSRSGLWKLAALSGGGPLTVFGEFGHRGFQPLAAWAEDLAGTVPLT, via the coding sequence ATGGATGAGACGGGGGTGCGCCCGACGGCGGAACAGGTGCTGGCTCTGGCACCTGACGCCGCGTCGCGCAAGGCGGGGACCAAGCTGGGCACGGCGGGACCGTGGTCGGACACGGGCGGTGGCGGCGCCGAGGGGGCGGTGTGGGGGCTGTGCGCGGGCAGCGGCGGCAAGCCGTACCGGACCGTGGTGGACATCACCGGGCCCGCCTACACGTGCAGTTGTCCGAGCCGGAAGTTTCCGTGCAAGCACGCGCTGGGCCTGCTGCTGCTCCTGGCGTCGGACGAACAGGCCGTCGACGGGACGGCTCCGGCGCCCGGCTGGGCCGAGGAGTGGCTCGCCAAGCGCCGTGAACGCGCCGGGGAGAGGGGCACGGGGAGTCCGGCGGAGGCGGCGCCGGGCAAGCCCGCCGACCCGGAGGCGGTCCTGCGCAGGGCCGAGCGGCGGGCCGCGCGGATCACGGCGGGGGCCACGGAGCTGGAGCAGCGGCTGACGGACCTGCTGCGCGGCGGACTGGCGGCGGCCGAGCAGTCGGGATACGGGCTGTGGGAGGAGACGGCGGCCCGGATGGTGGACGCGCAGGCCCCGGGGCTGGCGGGCCGGGTGCGGGAGTTGGGGGCCATACCCGGATCGGGCCCCGGCTGGCCGGTGCGGCTGCTGGAGGAGTCCGCGCTCCTGCATCTGCTGAGTACGGCGTGGCTGGGGCGCGACCGGCTGCCCGAGCCCCTGGCGGCCACGGTCCGCACCCGGGTCGGGCTGCCGTCGGCCGCAGGGAGCGCGCCGGTCCGGGACCACTGGCTGGTGCTGGCGCAGTCCGACTCCTCGGACGGCAAGCTCATCACGCGCCGGATCCGGCTGTACGGGCGGGATTCGGGGCGTTCGGCGCTGGTGCTCTCCTTCGGCGCTGCGGGGCGGTCTCCGCAGCTGGGGCTGCCGGTGGGCCTGATGATCGAGGCGGAGATCCTGCCGCATCCGGGCGCCGGGCAGCTGCGGGCCGACTGGGGACGGCAGTTCGGCCCGCCGGGCCCGATCGAGGGGCCGCCGCCCGGCGGATCCACCGGGGCGGCGATCGAGGCGTACGGCTCGGCGCTGCGGGCCGACCCGTGGCTGGACTCCGTGCCGGTGACACTGCGTCAGGTCGTGCCCGTGCAGAGGGGCGGCGGCGGCTGGCAGCTGGCCGACGCGGACGGCGAGTCCGCGCTGCCCCTGGCGTCCACCGGCCTGTCCCGCTCCGGGCTGTGGAAGCTCGCCGCGCTGTCCGGCGGCGGCCCGCTCACGGTCTTCGGCGAGTTCGGCCATCGCGGCTTCCAGCCGCTGGCGGCCTGGGCCGAGGACCTGGCGGGGACGGTCCCGCTCACCTGA
- a CDS encoding ATP-dependent DNA helicase, which yields MSSLFDDSFLADLQPSGDGHPPPPEEPDDHAPEQVPDDLFGGAFDAPPTRDPYHRDGAPRSVVDPAALLDGLNDEQRAAVVHTGSPLLIVAGAGSGKTRVLTHRIAHLLGTRSVHPGQILAITFTNKAAGEMKERVGQLVGPRANAMWVMTFHSACVRILRRESKRLGFTSSFSIYDAADSKRLMALVCRDLDLDPKRYPPKSFSAKISNLKNELIDEETFAGQAADGFEKMLAEAYRMYQGRLREANALDFDDIIMTTVHLLQAFPDVAEHYRLRFRHVLVDEYQDTNHAQYTLVRELVGPSGEGHHPAELCVVGDADQSIYAFRGATIRNILQFEEDYPDATTILLEQNYRSTQTILSAANAVIERNESRRPKNLWTNAGAGARITGYVADTEHDEAQFVADEIDRLTDSGEARAGDVAVFYRTNAQSRVFEEIFIRVGLPYKVVGGVRFYERKEVRDVLAYLRVLANPEDNVPLRRILNVPKRGIGDRAEAMIDALALREKITFPQALRRVDEAYGMAARSANAVKRFNTLMEDLRTIVESGAGPATVLEAVFERTGYLAELQASTDPQDETRIENLQELAAVALEFEQERGQAAGRNEGQDDEGQDGGEGQTEGDGAAVVPAGPPTLAEFLEKVALVADSDQIPDEDEDGSGVITLMTLHTAKGLEFPVVFLSGMEDGVFPHMRSLGQTKELEEERRLAYVGITRARERLYLTRSSMRSAWGQPAYNPPSRFLEEIPGEHLEWKRTGAQIPAGPVSGITSSLSSSAAARSRSGGPTGFATRRATDKPVISLAIGDRVTHDQFGLGTVMAVTGTGADAQVTVDFGDTKPKRLLLRYAPVEKL from the coding sequence ATGAGCAGCCTCTTTGACGACAGTTTCCTGGCGGACCTCCAGCCCTCCGGTGACGGGCACCCGCCGCCGCCCGAGGAGCCGGACGACCACGCCCCGGAGCAGGTGCCCGACGACCTCTTCGGGGGCGCGTTCGACGCGCCGCCGACACGGGACCCGTACCACCGCGACGGCGCCCCGCGCTCGGTCGTCGATCCCGCCGCGCTGCTCGACGGGCTGAACGACGAGCAGCGCGCCGCCGTCGTGCACACCGGATCGCCCCTGCTCATCGTGGCCGGGGCCGGATCCGGCAAGACGCGCGTGCTGACCCACCGGATCGCGCATCTGCTGGGGACCCGCAGCGTCCACCCCGGGCAGATACTGGCGATCACCTTCACCAACAAGGCCGCCGGTGAGATGAAGGAGCGCGTCGGGCAACTCGTCGGCCCGCGCGCCAACGCCATGTGGGTCATGACCTTCCACAGCGCCTGCGTGCGGATCCTGCGCCGGGAGTCGAAGAGGCTCGGCTTCACCTCGTCCTTCTCGATCTACGACGCGGCCGACTCCAAGCGCCTGATGGCCCTGGTCTGCCGCGATCTGGACCTCGACCCCAAGCGCTACCCGCCCAAGTCCTTCAGCGCCAAGATCTCGAACCTGAAGAACGAGCTGATCGACGAGGAGACCTTCGCCGGTCAGGCGGCCGACGGCTTCGAGAAGATGCTCGCCGAGGCGTACCGGATGTACCAGGGGCGGCTGCGCGAGGCCAACGCCCTGGACTTCGACGACATCATCATGACCACCGTCCATCTGCTCCAGGCGTTCCCCGACGTCGCCGAGCACTACCGGCTGCGCTTCCGGCATGTCCTGGTGGACGAGTACCAGGACACCAACCACGCGCAGTACACGCTCGTACGCGAGCTGGTGGGCCCCTCGGGCGAGGGACACCACCCGGCCGAGCTGTGCGTGGTCGGGGACGCCGACCAGTCGATCTACGCCTTCCGGGGCGCCACGATCCGCAACATCCTCCAGTTCGAGGAGGACTACCCCGACGCGACCACGATCCTCCTGGAGCAGAACTACCGCTCCACGCAGACGATCCTCAGCGCCGCCAACGCGGTCATCGAGCGCAACGAGAGCCGCCGCCCGAAGAACCTGTGGACGAACGCCGGAGCCGGCGCCCGGATCACCGGCTATGTCGCGGACACGGAGCACGACGAGGCGCAGTTCGTCGCGGACGAGATCGACCGGCTGACGGACTCGGGCGAGGCCAGGGCGGGCGACGTAGCGGTCTTCTACCGGACGAACGCGCAGTCGCGTGTCTTCGAGGAGATCTTCATCCGGGTCGGCCTGCCGTACAAGGTCGTCGGCGGCGTGCGCTTCTACGAGCGCAAGGAGGTCCGCGACGTCCTGGCCTACCTGCGGGTGCTGGCCAATCCGGAGGACAACGTACCGCTGCGCAGGATCCTCAACGTGCCCAAGCGCGGCATCGGGGACCGCGCGGAGGCGATGATCGACGCCCTCGCCCTCCGGGAGAAGATCACCTTCCCGCAGGCGCTGCGGCGCGTGGACGAGGCGTACGGGATGGCGGCGCGCTCCGCCAACGCCGTCAAGCGCTTCAACACGCTGATGGAGGACCTGCGCACGATCGTGGAGTCGGGAGCGGGCCCCGCGACGGTCCTGGAGGCCGTGTTCGAACGGACCGGCTATCTGGCGGAGCTTCAGGCGTCGACGGACCCGCAGGACGAGACGCGGATCGAGAACCTCCAGGAACTGGCGGCGGTGGCGCTGGAGTTCGAGCAGGAGCGCGGCCAGGCGGCGGGACGGAACGAGGGGCAGGACGACGAAGGACAGGACGGGGGAGAGGGACAGACCGAGGGCGACGGCGCCGCCGTCGTGCCCGCCGGGCCTCCCACTCTCGCCGAGTTCCTGGAGAAGGTGGCCCTCGTGGCCGACTCCGACCAGATCCCCGACGAGGACGAGGACGGCTCCGGGGTCATCACGCTGATGACGCTGCACACCGCCAAGGGCCTGGAGTTCCCGGTGGTGTTCCTGTCGGGCATGGAGGACGGCGTCTTCCCGCACATGCGTTCCCTGGGCCAGACGAAGGAGCTGGAGGAGGAGCGGCGGCTCGCGTACGTCGGCATCACGCGCGCCCGTGAACGGCTCTATCTGACGCGGTCGTCGATGCGCAGCGCCTGGGGGCAGCCCGCTTACAACCCGCCGTCGCGGTTCCTGGAGGAGATTCCGGGCGAGCATCTGGAGTGGAAGCGGACCGGCGCGCAGATCCCGGCGGGCCCGGTGTCCGGGATCACGTCCTCGCTGTCGTCCTCGGCCGCCGCGCGGTCTCGCTCCGGCGGTCCCACGGGGTTCGCCACCCGGCGTGCGACCGACAAGCCGGTGATCTCCCTGGCCATCGGGGACCGCGTCACACACGACCAGTTCGGCCTCGGCACGGTGATGGCGGTGACGGGTACGGGCGCGGACGCGCAGGTGACGGTCGACTTCGGGGACACCAAGCCCAAGCGGCTGCTGCTGCGGTACGCGCCGGTCGAGAAGCTGTAG
- a CDS encoding M23 family metallopeptidase produces the protein MNDQHAHAGYAAHDGYQNGSFATDPLFGNLPDGSAGSGGHTDQPGHSGYEKPYETSGYETSTAPSAPYDTGQYDSTQWSTGAHATVGYDTYGTPQYDTSGQWATVSADTSGKWDATAWNTAPEAHQPNGSGAAGQFENAPFDNGQFESGQFDAQRFQNATFDNTPLENSSFENPAYGYDTAHQAQDLGQGLDAERFGNGPFEYEATAQWTAPSFDTGAYEAAWNTPGTTHESHQDTVLVAAVVPEQYGADSSYEADPAQQYSPGADFGAPGPEPERAYDTEADAEQASAADSAHGPDSGFGSGSGSDSGAEDTHEPESLHMAATMTVPAVSVTPRPVGRAGGSGSGGRGRRRTPAKRSALLTIAVPSACVMGVAGVAAASVSGLSGGEDSKDDKATTASAADTASQKPAAAAAANKKLDTQLATLSAGARDFGDRASRTQERIDLQARQEADRKKREAEAARKEAERPKFVLPVSQHGLSAYYGQAGVNWMSVHTGIDFPVSYGTPVMAATDGTVRTQYNSAYGNMAIVTSPDGTETWYCHLSSTKIRSGSVKAGDVIAYSGSSGNSTGPHLHFEVRPGGGSAIDPLPWLRSHGVDPT, from the coding sequence GTGAACGACCAGCACGCCCACGCCGGGTACGCCGCACATGACGGTTACCAGAACGGCAGCTTCGCGACGGATCCGCTCTTCGGCAACCTTCCGGACGGCTCGGCCGGTTCGGGGGGACACACCGACCAGCCGGGCCACTCCGGTTACGAGAAGCCTTACGAGACGTCCGGCTACGAAACCTCCACGGCCCCCTCCGCTCCGTACGACACCGGCCAGTACGACTCCACGCAGTGGAGCACCGGCGCCCACGCGACCGTGGGGTACGACACCTACGGCACGCCTCAGTACGACACCAGCGGCCAGTGGGCCACCGTCAGCGCCGACACCTCGGGCAAGTGGGACGCGACCGCGTGGAACACCGCACCCGAGGCGCATCAGCCGAACGGGTCGGGCGCGGCCGGGCAGTTCGAGAACGCCCCCTTCGACAACGGGCAGTTCGAGAGCGGACAGTTCGACGCCCAGCGGTTCCAGAACGCCACGTTCGACAACACGCCGTTGGAGAACTCGTCGTTCGAGAACCCCGCGTACGGCTACGACACCGCGCATCAGGCGCAGGACCTGGGCCAGGGTCTCGACGCCGAGCGGTTCGGCAACGGCCCCTTCGAGTACGAGGCCACCGCCCAGTGGACGGCTCCCTCGTTCGACACCGGCGCGTACGAAGCCGCCTGGAACACGCCCGGGACGACGCACGAGTCCCACCAGGACACGGTCCTCGTGGCGGCAGTCGTACCGGAGCAGTACGGCGCGGACTCCTCGTACGAGGCGGATCCCGCCCAGCAGTACAGCCCGGGGGCCGACTTCGGCGCGCCGGGCCCCGAGCCTGAACGGGCGTACGACACGGAAGCCGACGCCGAACAGGCGTCAGCGGCCGACTCCGCCCATGGTCCCGACTCCGGCTTCGGATCAGGATCCGGCTCCGACTCCGGGGCCGAGGACACGCACGAACCCGAATCACTGCACATGGCGGCGACCATGACGGTCCCCGCCGTCAGCGTCACCCCCCGCCCGGTGGGCCGGGCCGGCGGCAGCGGAAGCGGTGGCCGAGGCCGCCGCCGCACCCCCGCCAAGCGCTCCGCACTCCTCACGATCGCCGTCCCGTCCGCCTGTGTGATGGGCGTCGCCGGTGTCGCGGCGGCCTCGGTCAGCGGCCTCAGCGGCGGCGAGGACAGCAAGGACGACAAGGCCACCACGGCCTCCGCGGCCGACACCGCCAGTCAGAAGCCCGCGGCCGCCGCCGCGGCCAACAAGAAGCTGGACACCCAGCTCGCCACCCTCAGCGCGGGAGCCCGCGACTTCGGCGACCGCGCCAGCCGTACGCAGGAGCGCATCGACCTCCAGGCCCGCCAGGAGGCGGACCGCAAGAAGCGCGAGGCGGAGGCGGCCCGCAAGGAAGCGGAACGCCCCAAGTTCGTGCTTCCCGTCTCGCAGCACGGGCTCAGCGCCTACTACGGCCAGGCCGGCGTCAACTGGATGTCCGTGCACACCGGAATCGACTTCCCGGTCTCGTACGGGACGCCGGTGATGGCCGCGACGGACGGCACCGTACGCACGCAGTACAACAGCGCCTACGGCAACATGGCCATCGTGACCTCGCCCGACGGCACCGAGACCTGGTACTGCCATCTCAGCAGCACCAAGATCCGGTCCGGCTCGGTCAAGGCCGGTGACGTGATCGCCTACTCGGGAAGCTCGGGCAACTCCACCGGACCGCACCTGCACTTCGAGGTACGGCCCGGCGGCGGCTCCGCGATCGACCCGCTGCCGTGGCTGCGCAGCCACGGCGTCGACCCGACCTGA
- a CDS encoding esterase/lipase family protein: MKVLPFQPPLPSLPPLLSVSLPRLPLPAVSLPFLSRVRHARLPVALLRATALDLAILTGHALLYPAGIAQERRAAALPPEASALPTEGRARPPVVLLHGFVDNRSVFVLLRRSLARHGWRHLVSLNYSPLTCDVRTAAELLGRHIEEISARTGHQRVDIVGHSLGGLIARYYVQRLGGDLRVRTLVTLGTPHEGTTVVPLANAHPVVRQMRPGSAVIEELRLPAPGCRTRFVSFWSDLDQLMAPVGTARIEHPDLCAENVKVSGVGHLGLPVHPAVAAGIRHALETDPTPDAHTASGSASADGSISVA; the protein is encoded by the coding sequence ATGAAGGTCTTGCCGTTCCAACCCCCACTCCCCTCACTTCCGCCCCTTCTCTCCGTCTCCCTCCCCCGCCTCCCCCTCCCAGCCGTCTCCCTCCCCTTCCTGAGCCGCGTGCGACACGCCCGGCTTCCCGTCGCCCTGCTCCGCGCCACCGCACTCGATCTGGCGATCCTCACCGGCCACGCCCTCCTCTATCCGGCCGGGATCGCCCAGGAGCGCCGCGCCGCCGCCCTGCCGCCGGAAGCCTCCGCACTGCCCACCGAGGGCCGCGCCCGCCCTCCCGTCGTCCTGCTCCACGGCTTCGTCGACAACCGCTCGGTCTTCGTCCTGCTGCGCCGCTCCCTCGCCCGGCACGGCTGGCGTCACCTCGTATCCCTCAACTACTCGCCGCTGACCTGCGATGTCCGCACGGCGGCCGAGCTGCTCGGCCGGCACATCGAGGAGATCAGCGCGCGCACAGGACACCAGCGGGTCGACATCGTCGGGCACAGCCTCGGCGGCCTGATCGCCCGCTATTACGTGCAGCGCCTGGGCGGTGACCTCCGGGTACGGACCCTCGTCACCCTCGGCACGCCCCACGAGGGCACGACCGTCGTCCCGCTCGCGAACGCCCATCCGGTCGTCCGGCAGATGCGGCCCGGATCGGCGGTGATCGAGGAGTTGCGGCTGCCCGCGCCCGGCTGCCGTACGCGATTCGTGAGTTTCTGGAGCGATCTCGACCAGCTGATGGCCCCCGTCGGGACGGCCCGCATCGAACATCCCGACCTGTGCGCCGAGAACGTGAAGGTCAGCGGGGTCGGCCATCTCGGCCTGCCGGTCCATCCGGCGGTCGCCGCCGGCATCCGGCACGCCCTGGAGACGGACCCCACGCCCGACGCGCACACCGCCTCCGGCTCCGCATCCGCCGACGGATCCATATCGGTCGCCTGA
- a CDS encoding C40 family peptidase produces MPTLASHRKSRTRSGVGTNSPAVGVTTAAIASVTLLSTQGAAAAPAEPNPSVEEVQKKVDDLYRQAGSATQQYNKAKTATAKQKSTVDRVRDNVAKSADKLNEARRTLGSYAATQYREGTVAPTAALIFADSPQSFLEQKEVTDRLAERRQGAVADFQSQQADLARQRERATESLESLADSQTSLRTSKETVQKKLAEARTLLTRLTSEERARLAALERKKEDEARREAEAKSKAAAHAAARAAERERQERQERRERQEQPSAAGPESPAATGAGTTGTGTTGTDAGAGTAGATGSTAGGAAGGAAGGTPSSAGSAYATKAAKVLAFARAQIGKPYVWGASGPSSYDCSGLTQAAWKVAGVELPRTTWDQANTGTRVATDGLLPGDLVFFYDDVSHVGIYIGDGMMIHAPKPGANVREESIYYMPIHGSVRPA; encoded by the coding sequence ATGCCGACCTTGGCGTCGCATCGCAAGTCGCGCACCCGTAGCGGCGTAGGCACCAACTCCCCTGCCGTCGGGGTCACCACGGCCGCCATCGCCTCGGTCACGCTGCTGTCGACGCAGGGCGCGGCCGCCGCGCCCGCCGAGCCGAACCCCTCGGTCGAAGAGGTACAGAAGAAGGTCGACGACCTGTACCGCCAGGCCGGGAGCGCGACGCAGCAGTACAACAAGGCGAAGACGGCCACGGCGAAGCAGAAGAGCACGGTCGACCGGGTACGCGACAACGTCGCCAAGAGCGCCGACAAGCTGAACGAGGCCCGCCGCACGCTCGGTTCGTACGCCGCCACGCAGTACCGCGAGGGCACCGTCGCGCCGACCGCCGCCCTGATCTTCGCGGACAGCCCGCAGTCGTTCCTGGAGCAGAAAGAGGTGACGGACCGGCTGGCCGAGCGCCGGCAGGGCGCCGTCGCGGACTTCCAGTCCCAGCAGGCCGACCTGGCGCGGCAGCGCGAGCGGGCCACCGAGAGCCTGGAGTCGCTCGCCGACTCGCAGACCTCGCTGCGCACCAGCAAGGAGACCGTCCAGAAGAAGCTGGCCGAGGCGCGCACGCTGCTGACAAGGCTGACCTCCGAGGAGCGGGCCCGGCTGGCCGCCCTGGAGCGCAAGAAGGAGGACGAGGCGCGGCGCGAGGCCGAGGCCAAGTCCAAGGCGGCTGCCCACGCCGCGGCGCGGGCAGCCGAGCGCGAGCGGCAGGAGCGCCAGGAACGGCGCGAGCGGCAGGAGCAGCCCTCCGCCGCCGGGCCCGAGTCCCCGGCCGCCACGGGCGCGGGTACGACGGGCACGGGTACGACGGGCACGGACGCCGGCGCCGGTACGGCAGGCGCTACGGGCAGCACCGCGGGCGGCGCCGCGGGAGGCGCCGCGGGAGGCACGCCCTCCTCGGCGGGCAGCGCGTACGCCACCAAGGCCGCGAAGGTGCTCGCCTTCGCCCGCGCGCAGATCGGCAAGCCGTACGTCTGGGGCGCCTCGGGCCCCAGCTCGTACGACTGCTCGGGGCTGACGCAGGCCGCGTGGAAGGTGGCCGGCGTGGAGCTGCCGCGCACCACCTGGGACCAGGCGAACACCGGCACCCGCGTCGCGACCGACGGCCTTCTCCCTGGCGATCTGGTCTTTTTCTACGACGACGTCAGCCACGTGGGCATCTACATCGGCGACGGCATGATGATCCACGCTCCCAAGCCGGGCGCGAACGTCCGCGAGGAATCGATCTACTACATGCCGATCCACGGCAGCGTCCGCCCGGCCTGA